A single window of Onychomys torridus chromosome 8, mOncTor1.1, whole genome shotgun sequence DNA harbors:
- the Tekt4 gene encoding tektin-4 — translation MAQTDVLLTKEPAPQSIQACELPHKEYDVACNTGAYTSSGLATAGFRTAKYLMDEWFQNCYARYHQAFADRDYSERQRHESRQLAAETGALAQRTQQDSTGKVGARLEDMHCWKSELQREIDELSDDTDLMLAQKLRLQRALDATSVLLSIATDNLQCRERRQQPDLVRDYVEVELLKETELIRNIQELLKRTIAQAVGQIRLNREHKETCEMAWSDKVEAYNIDETCARYSNESTEVQFHPHSSKFEESASTPETWARFTQDILLRAERERLASVNLRKLIDCILRDTAEDLRLQCDAVNVAFSRRSEELDDARHKLQYHLQKTLREITDQEHQVAALKQAIKDKEAPLRVAQTRLYQRSHRPNVELCRDTAQFRLLSEVEELTMSLNALKEKLEDAEQALRNLEDTRMSLEKDIAIKTNSLFIDRQKCMAHRNRYPTVLQLAGY, via the exons ATGGCACAAACGGACGTGCTCCTGACCAAGGAGCCAGCCCCACAGTCAATACAGGCCTGTGAGCTGCCGCACAAGGAGTATGATGTGGCCTGCAATACCGGTGCCTACACGTCCTCGGGGCTGGCCACCGCTGGCTTCCGCACAGCCAAATACCTGATGGACGAGTGGTTTCAGAACTGTTATGCCCGCTACCACCAGGCCTTTGCAGACCGGGACTACTCTGAGCGGCAGCGGCATGAGAGCAGGCAGCTGGCAGCCGAGACTGGCGCGCTGGCCCAGCGCACACAGCAGGACTCCACGGGAAAGGTCGGAGCGCGCCTGGAGGACATGCATTGCTGGAAGTCAGAGCTTCAGCGAGAGATAGACGAGCTGTCTGACGACACTGACCTGATGCTGGCCCAGAAACTGCGGCTGCAGCGTGCCTTGGATGCCACTTCTGTGCTCCTCTCCATCGCCACTGACAACCTACAGTGTCGAGAACGCCGCCAGCAGCCAGACCTTGTGCGGGACTACGTGGAGGTGGAGCTGCTAAAG gAAACTGAGCTCATCAGGAACATCCAGGAACTCCTGAAGAGGACTATAGCACAAGCCGTGGGCCAGATACG GCTGAACCGGGAACACAAGGAGACCTGTGAGATGGCCTGGTCAGACAAAGTAGAGGCCTACAACATCGACGAGACCTGCGCTCGCTACAGCAATGAGAGTACCGAGGTGCAATTCCACCCGCACTCCAGCAAGTTCGAGGAGAG TGCCTCCACTCCCGAGACGTGGGCCAGATTTACTCAGGATATCCTGCTTCGAGCCGAACGCGAGCGGCTAGCCTCGGTTAACCTTCGGAAGTTAATTGACTGCATCCTGCGGGATACGGCCGAGGACCTGAGGCTGCAGTGCGACGCAGTGAACGTGGCTTTCTCACGCCGCTCCGAAGAGCTGGACGACGCCCGCCACAAACTGCAGTACCACCTGCAAAAG ACGCTGAGGGAGATCACGGACCAGGAGCACCAGGTGGCGGCCTTGAAGCAGGCCATCAAGGACAAGGAGGCCCCTCTGCGTGTGGCCCAGACCCGCCTGTACCAGCGGTCACACAGGCCCAACGTGGAGCTGTGCCGAGATACTGCACAGTTCAG GTTGCTGAGTGAAGTGGAGGAGCTGACCATGTCCCTCAATGCGCTGAAGGAGAAGCTTGAGGATGCGGAGCAGGCGCTTCGGAACCTGGAGGACACACGCATGAGCCTGGAGAAGGACATTGCCATCAAGACCAACAGCCTCTTCATTGACCGCCAGAAGTGCATGGCCCACCGCAACCGCTACCCCACTGTCCTGCAGCTGGCTGGCTACTAG
- the Sstr5 gene encoding somatostatin receptor type 5: MEPLFPASTPSWNASAASSGSHNWSLASPVSSMGAPGILVPVLYLLVCTVGLGGNTLVIYVVLRHAKMKTVTNVYILNLAVADVLFMLGLPFLATQNAISYWPFGPFLCRLVMTLDGINQFTSIFCLMVMSVDRYLAVVHPLRSARWRRPRVAKLASAAVWVFSLLMSLPLLVFADVQEGWGTCNLSWPEPVQLWGAAFITYTSVLGFFGPLLVICLCYLLIVVKVKAAGMRVGSSRRRRSERKVTRMVVVVVLVFVGCWLPFFIVNIVNLAFTLPEEPVSAGLYFFVVVLSYANSCANPLLYGFLSDNFRQSFRKVLCLRRGYGMEDADVIEPQPDKSGRPQATLPTRSYEANGLMQTSRL, encoded by the coding sequence ATGGAGCCCCTCTTTCCAGCTTCCACACCCAGCTGGAATGCCTCAGCGGCTTCCAGTGGTAGCCATAACTGGTCACTGGCGAGCCCAGTATCATCGATGGGAGCCCCAGGGATACTCGTACCTGTGCTCTACTTGCTGGTGTGCACAGTGGGGCTGGGTGGAAATACACTGGTCATCTATGTGGTGCTGCGGCATGCCAAGATGAAGACAGTTACGAATGTATACATCCTGAACCTGGCTGTGGCTGACGTATTGTTTATGTTGGGGCTTCCCTTCCTGGCTACACAGAACGCCATCTCTTACTGGCCCTTTGGCCCTTTCCTGTGCCGCCTGGTCATGACGCTGGATGGCATCAACCAGTTCACCAGTATCTTCTGCCTGATGGTCATGAGTGTTGACCGCTACCTGGCTGTGGTCCACCCTCTCCGCTCAGCCCGGTGGCGTCGCCCACGGGTAGCCAAGCTGGCCAGCGCTGCTGTCTGGGTCTTCTCACTGCTCATGTCTCTGCCACTCTTGGTCTTTGCTGATGTCCAGGAGGGCTGGGGCACCTGCAACCTGAGCTGGCCGGAGCCCGTGCAGCTGTGGGGTGCAGCCTTCATCACCTACACGTCTGTGCTGGGCTTCTTTGGGCCCCTGCTGGTCATCTGTTTGTGCTACCTGCTCATTGTGGTGAAGGTAAAGGCCGCGGGCATGCGTGTGGGCTCTTCCCGGCGACGGCGCTCAGAGCGCAAGGTGACtcgcatggtggtggtggtagtgctggTGTTCGTGGGCTGCTGGCTGCCTTTCTTCATTGTCAACATCGTCAACCTGGCCTTCACGCTGCCTGAGGAGCCTGTCTCGGCCGGCCTCTACTTCTTCGTGGTGGTCTTGTCTTATGCCAACAGCTGTGCCAACCCCCTGCTCTATGGCTTCCTCTCTGATAACTTCCGCCAGAGCTTCCGGAAGGTTCTGTGCCTACGTAGAGGATATGGGATGGAGGATGCAGATGTCATAGAACCACAGCCAGACAAGAGTGGGCGGCCACAGGCCACACTGCCCACACGCAGCTATGAGGCCAATGGGCTCATGCAGACCAGCAGGCTTTGA